The window AAAATATTCTacgtgtcaacaagttaagataaaACACCAAAGGCccagtggtgtgatgcaagagtttagtattcctacttggaagtgggaagaagtgaatatggatttcgtggtTGGTCTACCTTCTTCTCGTcaccatcatgattcgatttgggttgtagTAGATCGATtaactaaatcagctcatttcttgccagtgcattcatcttttatagctgaaGACTATGCTAGACTGTATATTCGGGAACTCATTAGACTTCATGGagtccctttggctattatttctgacaggggtactcagtttacttctcagttgtGGAAATCTTTTCataagggtctcggtacccacaTCCGTTTAAGTTTTGCTTTCCATTCTCAAACCGATGGTCAAGCCGAACAAACCagtcagactttagaagatatgttgagagcttgtgtgcttgactttaaaggtagttgggatgagcacttgccattagttgagtttgcttacaataacaacttttatgctactattggaatggccccgttGGAAGCTCTTTacgggaggaggtgtagatcgccaataggttggtttgaagttggtgaagctGCTGTGACtggacctgatgctgtgtttgaagctatggaaaaagttaggTTGATTCGAGAATGAttgaaaaccgctcaaagtcgtcagaagtcgtacgcggatgtgaggagaaaagatttTGAGTTTAATATTGACGATTTGGTATAtctaaaggtttcacccatgaaaggggtgaaaaagttcgaaaagaaagggaaacttagtcgcCGTTACGTTGGCCCTTATAGGATTCtaagtcgtgttgggaaggtagcttatgaggttaaTTTGCCCGCGGAGTTGTCTAGTGttcacccagttttccatgtatccatgcttaGGCGATGTATTGGTAACTCAGTTGTAATTGAACCTTCCAAGGATTTGGATATCCAGAATAATCTTTCATTTGAGGAATTTCCGgttgagattctagattttcaaGTTAAGAAGCTAAGAAGCAAGGAAGTTCCTTTAGTTAAAGTgttttggcgaaatcaatccatcGAGGGTGCGACATGGGAGGTAGAAGCAGAAATGCGTACCAAATACACTCATCTTTTCTCTACGAATCCGGAACGTGTCGAAGGTATCATTCTCTTTGATTCGATCCTTATTACTATACTTATCTTAGCTTGTGTGTTTTCTTAAATATCGGAAATCTAGTGTGAAACATATGTTTTGAGCAAGTTAGTTTCGCTCGATATCCTCATTTCCATAGTATTCCTGACTTACTCAttgacattcgaggacgaatgtttccaagggggggatgatgtaataccccgggaaatatttcgttgaaattttgtgcctaaatatgttgggttctatcttctaaaatgaattataaattttttgtgtggatcgaataagatttccaacgatatgtggatcatccaaaacggacacccgagcgacgagttatgaacattccgatcgaaccgtgaatagtagtaaatagtaaaacatgcagtaaaaagtactgaggcctggcgtatttttgctccaattttaaacgatcataactccttgtacataatgatttgggtgatctactatatatcaacgaaaagctctgtgagtcctctttccaatgaaattggtttcatccaatttgtctttcgaagtaagaagttatggtcgatctacttcagcctatcaaaagtgaatttttggatcaacttcaaatgatcataactcctcgtacacaatgatttgggtgaggtactatatatcaacggaaagatatgagagtcctctttctaatgaaattagtttcatccaatttggatatcagagtaaaacgttatggttgatctacttcagactatcaaaatagtccacc of the Capsicum annuum cultivar UCD-10X-F1 unplaced genomic scaffold, UCD10Xv1.1 ctg62021, whole genome shotgun sequence genome contains:
- the LOC124893580 gene encoding uncharacterized protein LOC124893580 produces the protein MAPLEALYGRRCRSPIGWFEVGEAAVTGPDAVFEAMEKVRILSRVGKVAYEVNLPAELSSVHPVFHVSMLRRCIGNSVVIEPSKDLDIQNNLSFEEFPVEILDFQVKKLRSKEVPLVKVFWRNQSIEGATWEVEAEMRTKYTHLFSTNPERVE